From Butyricimonas paravirosa, one genomic window encodes:
- a CDS encoding sigma-70 family RNA polymerase sigma factor — translation MRKSDRDILDVFVKNRKEGVRMLFDQYYRPLVLYAGSLIDDDTMAEDLVQEFFVRLWEDDYLKHIEEKALSSYLFSSVRNSCYTYTHKKDVLRRRVDYTAIDVAADTATVLNQEIVDRVTTVIARMPEQTRKVVDCVLMRDMKYQDAANELQVSLNTVKTLLRNGMRILREELKGDEELILLLILSKSLGD, via the coding sequence ATGCGAAAAAGTGATCGAGATATATTGGATGTGTTCGTGAAGAACCGTAAGGAAGGAGTTCGGATGTTGTTTGATCAATATTATCGGCCTCTCGTGCTGTATGCGGGAAGTTTGATTGATGATGATACGATGGCAGAAGATCTCGTTCAGGAATTTTTCGTGCGTTTATGGGAAGATGATTATCTGAAGCATATCGAGGAAAAGGCTCTTAGTTCTTATCTTTTTTCTTCTGTTCGCAATAGTTGTTACACTTACACGCACAAGAAGGATGTGTTGCGTAGACGGGTGGATTACACGGCTATTGACGTGGCCGCAGACACGGCCACGGTGCTGAATCAGGAAATTGTGGATCGGGTGACGACTGTTATCGCTCGGATGCCGGAGCAAACGAGGAAAGTGGTGGATTGCGTGCTGATGCGGGATATGAAATATCAGGATGCGGCCAACGAGTTACAGGTGTCTCTAAACACGGTGAAAACGTTGTTACGTAATGGAATGCGTATATTGCGGGAAGAATTAAAGGGAGATGAAGAATTGATTCTGTTACTTATCCTATCCAAGAGCTTGGGAGATTAA
- a CDS encoding FecR domain-containing protein has product MAISDYMEDLIYRVLVGEASVEEREEFEAWLRENAEHRVFFEKIERAWYTGKYVARWKNVEMSAAWKAVEHRKEQRQRRHFRRIGWSVAASVAVLIGITWLVGSWEEEIPSSVVAQSPVVKPGEAKARLVLSSGFEVELGCTNGDTIREKGFPILNGKEYIDYSKQENSLQGDVVYNELIVPSGGEYRLVLSDGTVVYMNSESRLKYPVKFVGDERVVKLEGEAYFEVTRDEKHPFIVRTEQLNVKVLGTGFNVMAYKGDARTEVTLVNGKVDVTRGDVSEILTPNSQFVVDNESGKCRTRAVNVSTYVDWKNGLLNFDAMPLEELGDKLGRWYGVKFFFSKESLKHLKFSGAFKKYNNIDYILALIEATTNVSFKINGDVIVANEK; this is encoded by the coding sequence ATGGCTATTTCAGACTACATGGAAGACTTAATTTATCGAGTTCTAGTGGGAGAGGCGAGCGTGGAGGAACGGGAGGAGTTCGAGGCGTGGTTGCGGGAAAATGCTGAACACCGTGTCTTCTTTGAAAAAATAGAGCGGGCCTGGTACACGGGAAAGTATGTGGCCCGGTGGAAGAACGTGGAGATGAGTGCCGCATGGAAAGCAGTGGAACACAGGAAGGAACAGAGGCAAAGGCGTCATTTCAGACGAATCGGGTGGAGTGTGGCTGCAAGTGTGGCTGTGCTGATTGGGATTACATGGCTTGTGGGATCGTGGGAAGAAGAAATTCCCTCTTCGGTTGTGGCTCAGTCCCCGGTGGTAAAACCGGGTGAGGCGAAAGCTCGCTTGGTGTTGTCATCTGGATTTGAGGTTGAGTTGGGATGCACGAATGGGGATACGATCCGTGAAAAGGGTTTCCCAATTTTGAACGGGAAAGAATATATTGATTATAGTAAACAGGAAAATTCCTTACAGGGAGATGTTGTGTATAACGAGTTGATCGTTCCGTCGGGGGGAGAGTATCGATTGGTTTTGTCAGATGGTACGGTGGTTTACATGAATTCTGAATCTCGGTTAAAATATCCGGTAAAATTTGTAGGGGATGAACGAGTCGTGAAATTGGAGGGTGAGGCATATTTTGAAGTGACTCGTGATGAGAAGCATCCTTTTATAGTGCGTACGGAACAATTGAACGTGAAAGTATTGGGAACAGGCTTTAACGTGATGGCTTACAAGGGAGATGCTCGCACGGAAGTAACTTTGGTGAATGGGAAAGTGGACGTGACAAGGGGAGATGTTAGCGAGATTTTGACTCCAAACAGTCAGTTCGTGGTAGATAATGAGAGTGGGAAATGTCGGACTCGTGCGGTGAATGTGAGTACGTATGTCGATTGGAAAAATGGTTTGCTGAATTTTGATGCCATGCCATTGGAGGAGTTGGGGGATAAATTGGGGCGTTGGTACGGAGTGAAATTCTTTTTTAGTAAGGAGAGTTTGAAACATTTGAAATTTTCCGGAGCTTTCAAGAAATATAATAATATAGATTATATTCTTGCTTTGATAGAGGCTACCACGAATGTATCATTTAAAATTAATGGAGATGTGATTGTCGCTAATGAAAAATAA
- a CDS encoding SusC/RagA family TonB-linked outer membrane protein has translation MCVRVFVLLLCLLSVQGGRLFAVVRGIDSLARNEKCAVVTGVVYDVQGETIAGVNIIEKGTMNGVTTDREGKFSLEVDLHGTLIVSFVGYRTQIIPIDGRTDFVITLEHDYILLDDVIVTALGLQKKESALSYATVQVNKNELVRVKDPNMIVALMGKVAGMQVNRSSSGMGGSVKVVMRGSRSVAGNNQPLYVIDGVPMLNESSEQPYTAIGGTADAGNRDAGDGISNLNPEDIESISILKGAPAAALYGTQAANGVILITTKKGSAGKQEVSFTSSVVFDKAMMLPKLQNHYGMSDEIESWGERENIATGNPIPSFFRTGVTAIHSLSFMTGNERVQTYFSYANTTGKGILENHKLSKHNINLRETATFYEGRLKIDGNVNLLSQHVKNRPVPGGFYMNPLVGLYRFPRGMDITEYKEHFEVWNEDRHLNVQNWHAPTEDFEQNPYWIQERITSRDQRIRAIVSLALNLKITNCFSVQARGNVDYVNDKFRQKYYASTAPALAGDNGRYIDSGNEQVQTYGDVIGTYKGKFNDFSLDVSLGASINRKKVNELRYDSKTASLKFANVFNIANINMNTSAYISEQIDAVREMQSLFFTAQVGFRDYLFLDVSARNDWSSTLAYTTRESRGFFYPSVGLSWLVNRVLKLPEQVTSGKVRATWSKVGNDIPLYITNPVAHVLAGGGIQASDAAPFEEMKPEMSLSMEVGTEWKFFGSRLHVDFTYYQTHTKNQFFKLPAKDGDEYAYRYVNAGNIQNTGVELMIEGTPVEIKNFSWKTGINYAFNKNKVVRLHAELPVFQYGPYGFSSSFAMKLKKGGSFGDIYGKAFKRDADGKILYETDGEHQGLPMIEGDGNTVKVGNANPDFTLGWTNTFSWKGLVLSLLVDGRYGGKVLSQTQADMDMYGVTKVTGDARDKGYVMLEGEKITNVKGFYKSIVGGRAGVTEYYMYDATNFRLRELALGYTFPKRWMEATKFFRDIQLAFTARNLFFIYKKAPFDPDLILSTGNDNQAIEVYGMPTTRSMGFSLRVMF, from the coding sequence ATGTGTGTGCGTGTATTTGTTCTTTTGCTTTGTTTATTATCTGTACAGGGTGGAAGACTGTTTGCCGTGGTACGGGGAATTGATTCATTGGCTCGGAATGAAAAATGTGCTGTTGTAACAGGAGTCGTGTATGATGTACAAGGCGAGACGATAGCCGGGGTCAATATTATTGAAAAAGGAACGATGAACGGGGTAACTACCGATCGGGAAGGGAAATTCTCGCTTGAGGTAGATTTGCATGGAACGTTGATCGTCTCTTTTGTCGGCTATCGAACCCAGATCATCCCGATTGACGGGAGAACCGATTTCGTTATCACATTGGAGCATGATTATATTCTTTTGGATGACGTGATCGTGACAGCGTTGGGATTGCAAAAGAAAGAATCGGCCTTGTCTTACGCTACTGTTCAGGTGAACAAGAATGAGTTAGTCCGGGTGAAAGATCCGAACATGATCGTGGCGTTGATGGGAAAAGTGGCCGGAATGCAAGTGAACCGGAGTTCTTCGGGAATGGGTGGCTCCGTGAAAGTCGTGATGCGGGGAAGTCGATCCGTGGCCGGGAATAATCAACCGTTGTACGTGATTGACGGGGTACCGATGTTGAACGAAAGCAGTGAACAACCTTACACGGCTATCGGGGGAACGGCTGATGCGGGAAATCGGGATGCCGGAGATGGAATTTCTAATTTGAACCCGGAAGATATAGAGAGTATCAGCATCTTGAAAGGAGCCCCGGCTGCGGCCCTTTACGGGACACAGGCTGCCAACGGGGTTATCTTGATTACCACGAAGAAAGGATCAGCCGGGAAACAAGAGGTTTCTTTCACTTCCAGCGTGGTTTTTGATAAGGCGATGATGTTACCAAAGTTGCAGAATCATTACGGGATGAGCGATGAAATCGAGAGTTGGGGAGAGCGAGAGAATATAGCCACGGGTAACCCGATACCCTCTTTTTTCCGGACGGGAGTAACAGCGATTCACTCTTTGTCCTTCATGACAGGGAATGAGCGAGTGCAAACTTATTTCTCGTATGCTAATACCACGGGGAAAGGGATTCTGGAGAATCATAAGTTGTCAAAACACAATATTAACTTGCGGGAAACGGCGACATTTTACGAGGGACGTTTGAAAATAGACGGGAATGTGAATCTATTGAGTCAGCACGTGAAAAATCGTCCTGTTCCGGGAGGATTCTACATGAATCCGTTAGTTGGTCTGTATCGTTTCCCCCGGGGAATGGATATAACCGAATATAAAGAACATTTTGAAGTATGGAATGAAGATCGGCATTTGAACGTGCAGAATTGGCATGCCCCGACAGAGGATTTCGAGCAGAATCCATATTGGATACAGGAGCGGATCACGAGCCGGGATCAACGAATACGGGCTATTGTTTCCCTCGCATTGAACTTGAAAATTACAAATTGTTTTTCAGTTCAGGCCCGTGGAAACGTGGATTACGTGAACGATAAATTCCGTCAAAAATATTATGCCTCGACGGCTCCCGCGCTGGCAGGAGATAACGGGCGTTATATAGATTCCGGGAACGAACAGGTGCAAACGTACGGGGATGTGATTGGAACTTATAAAGGAAAGTTTAATGACTTTTCGCTGGATGTATCTTTAGGGGCCAGTATTAACCGGAAAAAAGTCAATGAACTTCGATACGATTCGAAGACCGCCTCTTTGAAATTCGCTAACGTGTTTAATATAGCGAACATAAACATGAATACATCTGCCTATATTTCAGAGCAGATTGATGCCGTCCGGGAGATGCAGTCATTGTTTTTCACGGCACAAGTAGGGTTTCGAGATTATTTATTTCTGGATGTTTCAGCCCGGAATGACTGGAGTTCTACTTTAGCGTACACGACCAGGGAATCGAGAGGCTTTTTCTATCCGTCCGTTGGTCTTTCATGGTTGGTGAATCGGGTGCTGAAATTACCCGAACAGGTGACGAGTGGTAAGGTGCGGGCCACGTGGAGTAAGGTGGGAAATGACATTCCCTTGTATATCACGAATCCCGTGGCTCACGTTCTGGCCGGAGGGGGAATACAGGCATCGGATGCGGCTCCTTTTGAAGAGATGAAGCCGGAGATGAGCTTGTCAATGGAGGTGGGAACGGAATGGAAATTCTTTGGTTCTCGCCTGCACGTTGACTTTACCTATTATCAGACGCATACCAAGAATCAGTTTTTCAAATTACCGGCAAAAGATGGTGACGAGTATGCCTATCGTTACGTGAATGCTGGAAATATTCAGAATACAGGTGTCGAGCTGATGATTGAGGGTACTCCGGTTGAGATTAAAAATTTCAGTTGGAAGACAGGAATAAATTACGCTTTTAACAAGAATAAAGTGGTTCGTTTGCACGCCGAGTTACCCGTGTTTCAATACGGGCCTTATGGTTTTTCATCCAGTTTCGCGATGAAATTGAAGAAAGGAGGGTCTTTCGGGGATATATACGGTAAGGCGTTCAAGCGGGATGCTGACGGGAAAATTCTTTACGAGACGGATGGGGAACATCAAGGATTGCCGATGATTGAAGGAGATGGGAACACGGTGAAAGTGGGAAATGCTAATCCGGATTTCACGTTGGGATGGACGAACACTTTCTCTTGGAAGGGATTGGTGTTGAGCTTGCTGGTAGATGGTCGGTACGGGGGTAAAGTGTTGTCGCAGACACAGGCCGACATGGATATGTACGGGGTGACAAAAGTTACCGGGGATGCACGGGACAAGGGGTACGTGATGCTGGAAGGAGAGAAGATTACTAACGTGAAAGGGTTCTACAAGTCTATCGTCGGGGGACGTGCCGGGGTGACGGAATATTATATGTATGATGCCACTAATTTCCGTTTGCGGGAGTTGGCTTTGGGCTATACCTTCCCCAAGCGCTGGATGGAGGCAACGAAGTTTTTCCGGGATATTCAGCTGGCTTTTACTGCCCGAAATTTATTTTTTATATACAAGAAAGCGCCTTTTGACCCGGATCTGATTCTTTCCACGGGGAATGATAACCAAGCGATAGAAGTGTACGGGATGCCCACCACGAGAAGTATGGGATTCAGTTTACGTGTCATGTTTTAA
- the mutY gene encoding A/G-specific adenine glycosylase: MEDREISDILIRWYEENKRDLPWRRTSDPYLIWISEIILQQTRVVQGLEYFNRFTERFPDVAALARADEDEVMKYWQGLGYYSRARNLHAAARQIMNDFSGVFPRTREEVLSLKGIGDYTAAAICSFAYRLPYATVDGNVFRVLARLFNIDLPIDGGEGKKYFTALAQSLLDERRPDLFNQAMMEFGALQCIPKSPDCEHCPLNGKCLGLAARQVERLPVKSGKTVVKPRYFNYLYIHGQGMTLLFKRTGNDIWRNLYEFPLIETERAVTWEELSGMAVFQELFDGIEKVEIIREYVAKKHVLSHRVIYPVFYEIRVDSFSESMEKYLKVPDDRVGEYAVSRLIQSYLEVRDGLLF; encoded by the coding sequence ATGGAAGATAGAGAGATTAGCGATATATTGATTCGTTGGTACGAGGAGAATAAACGGGACTTACCGTGGCGAAGGACTTCCGATCCTTACCTGATCTGGATTTCGGAAATCATACTTCAACAAACTAGGGTGGTACAAGGATTGGAGTACTTTAACCGATTCACGGAGCGATTTCCCGACGTGGCGGCTCTTGCCCGGGCGGATGAGGACGAGGTGATGAAGTACTGGCAAGGGTTGGGGTATTATAGCCGGGCTAGGAACCTGCATGCGGCAGCCCGGCAGATCATGAATGATTTCAGTGGTGTTTTTCCCCGTACACGTGAAGAAGTGCTTTCGTTGAAAGGAATTGGTGATTACACGGCAGCGGCTATTTGTTCTTTTGCCTACCGGTTACCCTATGCAACCGTGGACGGGAATGTATTCCGGGTATTGGCCCGGTTGTTTAATATAGATTTACCCATTGACGGGGGAGAAGGGAAGAAATATTTTACGGCATTGGCTCAATCCCTGTTGGATGAACGTCGTCCGGATTTGTTCAACCAGGCAATGATGGAGTTCGGGGCGTTGCAATGTATACCCAAATCACCAGATTGTGAACATTGTCCTCTAAATGGGAAGTGCCTGGGATTAGCCGCCCGGCAAGTGGAGCGATTACCCGTGAAAAGTGGGAAGACCGTGGTGAAACCCCGTTATTTTAATTATTTGTATATACATGGGCAAGGTATGACCCTTTTATTTAAGCGAACGGGGAATGATATTTGGCGTAATCTCTACGAGTTCCCGTTAATCGAAACGGAACGTGCGGTTACGTGGGAGGAATTGTCCGGGATGGCTGTTTTTCAAGAGTTATTTGATGGTATCGAAAAGGTTGAAATTATCCGGGAGTATGTGGCAAAGAAACACGTTTTGTCTCATCGGGTGATATACCCTGTATTTTATGAAATCCGGGTCGATTCGTTTTCAGAGAGTATGGAAAAATATTTGAAAGTGCCTGATGATCGGGTGGGAGAATATGCCGTTTCCCGATTAATTCAGTCATATCTTGAAGTGCGAGATGGTTTGTTGTTTTAA
- a CDS encoding Dps family protein, which translates to MMKGNIGLDAAMIKSSKTILNNLLADHFVLLAKTWNYHWNMKGPSFRSYHTFLEDLYNGLIEDIDSIAERVRDLDERPIGSLKGCLEHNRIKEHDDEKPLPDAKGMLAALLDDNAEVIRQIRTDLETMEKEGSKDFGTSNFLEDMIEKKEKVTWMIRAHLE; encoded by the coding sequence ATGATGAAAGGAAATATCGGTTTAGATGCTGCAATGATTAAATCCAGCAAAACCATTTTGAATAACCTGTTGGCTGATCATTTTGTTTTACTCGCTAAAACTTGGAATTACCACTGGAATATGAAGGGCCCGAGTTTCAGGTCTTATCACACTTTTTTGGAAGATCTTTATAACGGCTTGATTGAAGATATAGATAGCATTGCCGAGCGTGTTCGTGATTTGGACGAACGTCCTATCGGTTCTTTGAAGGGATGTTTGGAGCATAATCGTATCAAAGAACATGATGATGAAAAACCGCTTCCCGATGCAAAGGGTATGCTGGCAGCTTTGCTGGACGATAATGCCGAGGTGATTCGACAAATTCGTACCGATTTGGAAACCATGGAGAAAGAAGGATCAAAGGACTTCGGGACATCCAATTTCTTGGAGGATATGATCGAGAAGAAAGAAAAAGTAACTTGGATGATCCGGGCCCATTTGGAATAG
- a CDS encoding SusD/RagB family nutrient-binding outer membrane lipoprotein has product MRGLIYMIMGLMFVSCTGRFRDLNTDNTGITDEDMQVDLNHLGIPLNVIQQGIYFNYDYGKGKNWPYQLMQNLSADMFSGYMHDYKPLNGGSHNSDYNLQDGWNGTLWENTYAYIMPQIKRLEDSTRLKYPAVYAVTEILKVEVMHRVSDYYGPVIYTSFGNKKMIYLPDSQQDVYYRFLDDLKTAVGILENHVNLAGYTPEFSRFDLLLDGKVESWIRFANSLRLRLAIRMAMADPDRARQEFVDAFADPHGFFEEPTQQVAVTTDNEYTNPLGEINRVWGEVYMNASMESILNGFDDPRREAFFEPCPDDVLLQDREGRDSVRIPLKGQYRGIRQGTMFAHTLYSALSKIYVNVRTKPILMTAAEVWFLRAEAALRGWTTEDPGICYEQGIRCSFSQWQVPDVETYLQSDCRAADFEDAFTPGNNIKARCLVTPRWDDAASDEMKLERIITQKWLAVFPEGCEAWAEQRRTGYPRLFPVRYNNSRNGCVDTEKMIRRLNYPSSILDNDNGQYEMLVDALGGPDHAGTPLWWDTGRNF; this is encoded by the coding sequence ATGAGAGGTTTAATCTACATGATAATGGGGTTGATGTTCGTCTCTTGCACGGGACGTTTCAGGGACTTGAACACGGATAATACGGGAATCACGGATGAGGATATGCAAGTCGATCTGAATCACCTGGGCATACCGTTAAACGTGATTCAGCAAGGGATTTATTTTAACTATGATTACGGGAAGGGGAAGAATTGGCCTTATCAGTTGATGCAGAATCTGAGTGCCGATATGTTTAGCGGGTACATGCACGATTACAAACCTCTAAACGGTGGAAGTCATAACTCCGATTATAATCTGCAAGACGGGTGGAACGGGACGTTGTGGGAGAATACCTACGCTTACATCATGCCCCAGATTAAACGACTGGAGGATTCTACCCGGTTAAAATACCCTGCCGTCTATGCTGTCACTGAAATATTGAAAGTGGAGGTGATGCATCGGGTCTCTGATTATTATGGTCCTGTCATTTACACGAGTTTCGGAAATAAAAAAATGATATACCTGCCGGATTCGCAACAGGATGTTTATTATCGTTTTCTGGATGATTTGAAAACGGCGGTGGGGATATTGGAAAATCACGTGAATTTAGCTGGCTACACACCTGAATTTTCCCGTTTCGACTTGTTGTTGGATGGTAAGGTCGAATCGTGGATTCGGTTTGCCAACTCGTTGCGTTTGCGTCTGGCAATCCGGATGGCAATGGCCGATCCGGATAGAGCCCGGCAAGAGTTCGTGGACGCTTTCGCTGATCCCCACGGTTTTTTTGAAGAACCCACGCAACAGGTGGCCGTGACGACAGACAATGAATATACTAACCCGTTGGGCGAGATTAACCGGGTGTGGGGCGAGGTGTACATGAATGCGTCCATGGAATCTATTCTGAATGGTTTTGATGATCCCCGGCGGGAGGCTTTTTTCGAGCCTTGTCCCGATGATGTTCTTTTGCAGGATCGGGAGGGACGGGATTCGGTTCGTATCCCCTTGAAAGGGCAGTACCGGGGAATCCGTCAAGGAACCATGTTTGCCCACACGCTTTATTCCGCTTTGTCGAAAATATACGTGAATGTCCGGACGAAACCGATTCTGATGACGGCTGCCGAGGTCTGGTTTCTGCGGGCGGAAGCCGCTTTGCGGGGATGGACGACGGAGGACCCCGGAATTTGTTACGAACAAGGCATCCGGTGTTCATTCTCCCAGTGGCAGGTACCCGATGTGGAAACTTATTTGCAGAGTGATTGTCGGGCGGCTGATTTCGAGGATGCCTTTACCCCCGGGAATAATATCAAGGCTCGTTGTCTGGTTACTCCCCGTTGGGATGATGCCGCCTCTGACGAGATGAAACTGGAACGGATTATCACGCAAAAATGGCTGGCAGTTTTCCCGGAAGGTTGCGAGGCATGGGCTGAACAACGAAGGACAGGTTATCCGAGATTATTCCCCGTGCGGTATAATAATAGTCGTAACGGGTGTGTTGACACGGAAAAGATGATTCGTCGTCTGAATTATCCCTCTTCTATTCTTGATAATGATAACGGGCAATACGAGATGTTGGTCGATGCCTTGGGAGGTCCGGATCATGCCGGAACTCCTTTGTGGTGGGATACTGGACGGAATTTTTAG